The sequence tcgagggcaataatttcactgattctgaagcgggataaggaccccctccagtgtgggtcttgcaggccgatctcgctcctcaacgtggacgcagaGTTGTTGGCTAAGATGCTATCCAGGAGGGTAgaagatgtggtcccgctggttatccatgaggaccagatggggtttgtgaaggggaggcagctaaaTGTCAATGTGTGGTGGCcacttaatgttataatgatgtcggcgacagatggggaggcggaaatagtagtgTCGGTGGATGCTtggaaggccttcgatagggtggagtggagctacctgtgggaggtgctgaggagattgggtttggtgagggattcattaggtggttgaagctgctgtatagtgctccggtagcgagcgtggtgacaAACGGGAGAAGGTCAGAGGATTTTCTCTCGgcccgggggacaaggcaggggtgccccttgtctcccctgctctttgcgttagcgattgagcccctggccatggcgctgagggattcaaatacctggagggggattgggggggaaagCACCGGCTGTCGTTGTACGCGGGTGATTTACTGCTGTAtattgcggatccggcggggaggatacttggggagtttggtgatttttcaggctataagctcaatgtgggaaggagtgagctgtttgtgctgcacttgggggaccaggagagggagataggagagctcctgtTGAAGagagcggagaggagctttagatatctgggtgtccagatagccgggggggggggggccttcgtaggctaaacttttcgaggctggtggaacagatggaggaggagttcaggaggtgggatacgTTGCCACTCtccttggtgggcagggtccagtcggttaagatgacggtgctcccgaggtttttgtttcccttccagtattcttggagcgaggcagggatgtGGGTGGTTTGGCGTTACCCAACATGTGTGGGTAGTACTGGGCTGCAAATATGGCGATGACCCGTAGGTGTGTGATGGAGGAGgaaggtgccgcatggaagaggatggaggcggcgtcctgtgtggacatgaCTTTGGAAGCACTGGCTCCTCGaaatttggggccagtggaggcggcatagggggggaagtgaaggcctcaatctggaccccgatacggggcaaccatcggtttgcaccagggagaatagatggtgggtttttgagttggcatagggcagacatcaggcggatgggggacctcttcctcgatgggaagtttgcgacgttagaggagttggaggggaggtggggtcgtgtgtgtgcccccaccccgcccgagggtaggatctcggcaatttatcaggtgatgcaggagggggaggaggcctcggtggaggagcagaaagtgaagtgggaggaggagctgggggaagagATCGATGAGGGAACAagggcagacgccctggggagggtgaatttgtcCTCTTGCGCTCGGCTCAggttaattcagctgaaggtgctgcatagggtgtATATGACTGGTACCAGGTTGAGccgattctttgggggtgaggacaggtgtgggaggtgtttgggaggcccagcaaatcacacccacatgttctgggcgtgtccgaagttggagggtttctggaaagGGGTGGTGGGCATCctgtccagggtggttggttccagggtggaacgtGGCTGGCGGCTCGCTATTTGTGGGGTAGCAtctgagccgggagtgcaggaggcgagagaggctggtattctggcctttgcgtctctagtagcccggcgaaggatcctcttacagtggagggacgtgaagccccccgagcccggaatcctggatcagcgacatggctgggttcattaaactggagagggtcaggtttgccctgagggggtcggtgcaaggattctttcggcagtggcagccttttggaggttagagggtggtcaatttcagcagtaacccagggtggggggggttggaattatgggtctgttaagggggttcgTTTTTGCAACTATACGTTTGTTactttttttgttaatttattgctttgtatggggggggaggggcttttgtttctgttttttctacgccttgtttattgttggtagaaaatttgttgaaaaatgtgaataaaaatcagttttaaaaaaaaacttaacagAGGTGCCTATATAGATTTTTCTAACCAGAAAAAGTTGCATTGCTGCTTAAATATTTTATCGGGCATTGACAAGGGAACTGCAGTTACCTGCATTTATGTTTGTAGGGCAGTAACCTTGTGGAGCTGTTTAAACTGCAAAAGAAAATATTTAACGCCTATATTCAGTTGGAAAACGACACTGCCAGCAGTTCATTATTCTTTTTGTTCTGTCTAGTACGAGGTTCCAAACCAGGAAAAAATGTACAACTCCAAGAGAATGAAATCAGAGGCCTGTGCCTCAAGTCTCGTGAAATCTTCCTCAGTCAACCCATTCTACTGGAACTTGAAGCTCCATTAAAAATATGTGGTAAGTAGTTTCATGATCAGCTGCCTTGTTCTATGCTTATTTAAATCTCAACAGTTCAATGTTTATCATAAATGTTTAAATCTCTTAACAGACAATGCAGTTAAGTTGAATATTTGGCTTGTAGGTTTTTAACACACCATTTGAATTGGTATCAATCCTGGCACTTGTCATTTTAACGTTGCTCTCCGGATAATGTACTTTTCTGTTTATTGTGCCTATCCTCAATTAGAGGAAAGTGACTTGATGAATCCTTACTGAAAATATTGATCACATTGAAAAGCCATATTTTTCTTTGCTTAAATGAGGGAGTTGAATCTGAATTTTTATTTTAGTATATGAACGTTTTCTAAAGTAAACCTTAAACAAATTAAAGGTTTGTGCAAGTCTCTTTTGGAATACACATGGAAAGCATCTTCAGTGCTCCAGCAAATGGTTTGCTGTGCGATGTAGTCAGGAACCAGCCTGTCCGGTTTAACATTGTCATGAAGAAAATGGCTTCAGGAAGAGCCTTTGTTCTAAGAATTTATTAAAGATATGTCGTCAATGATTGAGGGTTGTCatccattttcttttcatttgtggTTGATGAGATTATCATTACATTAATCTTCCCCTTTTTCAATGTCTGAGATAAAATGCCGATTCAACCAAACATTTGTTGACTAATACTACTGCATATAATGCAATGTATTTTTTTATTGCAACTTTTAATAGTTCAACCCATGGTGCCTATACAGGAAATTGTGGGTTTTGTTACAGCTCCTGTTGTAGTGAGCGGAAATGCAAGTCATGTGCTTTTGAGTTCAAGGCTCCAGTGAACAATACGACTGTTAATCATATGACTTTGGAGAAAATTCCTATGCATATTTTTATTTTCTCCCCTAACCTTCACACTGGCtaagtctcctcctcctcctctcttccctttcttctctctttctcccccccccccccccttccaatcaccacacacaaacacctaATGGTCTTTGTCCTGAATATTGGCCTGTCTACTTCTAACTGGCTATCCATGTTTCACTCAAAGTTTTATTCTTTAGTAACCTATTCTGACTGACTTTCTTTTTTCCCAGGTGATATTCATGGCCAATATTATGACTTACTTCGATTGTTTGAATATGGTGGCTTCCCACCAGAGAGCAACTACCTGTTCCTGGGAGATTATGTGGACAGAGGAAAGCAATCTTTGGAAACGATCTGTCTGTTATTGGCTTATAAAATTAAGTATCCAGAGAATTTTTTCCTTTTGCGTGGAAACCATGAATGTGCCAGTATAAACCGAATATATGGATTCTATGATGAATGTAAGCAAATACTTCCTTTACTGTTACCTAAGAATAGCCAAATCTGCATGATGCCATATTTCTTCAATTCTAATGTAAATGATATTCCAGCAAAATTTTGCTCTTGCAGCTAATGGGTGTGACTGAAACTACTGGCACTAGtttacctgcttgttttctcaacCAGGCTCATAGTGAACTGAAAGTTCAAAATGAAATGGCAACTGTATTGCCACCTTTGTTCTGTAATTACATTAAATTTGTTCCATAATTACATTAAATTGAGTGGGTCATTTTATTTATTCACCTTCAGCCCATGCACTCGTTTTATTATGACATagctttgttttcattttaagtaATTGAATATGTAAACTttgaaatggggcagcacggtagcctagtggttagcacagttgcctcatggcgctgaggtcccaggttcgatcccggctctgggtcactgtccgtgtggagtttgcacattttccccatgtctgcgtggattttgcccccacaaccccaaaaaatgagcagagtaggtggattggccacactaaattgccccttaattggaaaaaataattggataatctttaaaaattaaaaaaaaaaaaattttaaactttGAATCTTATGGGTTGGATAAAAGTTCCATGGACCGTTTTTAGTGTGAAGGTTGGAGATATGTGAAATGTCTTCAAACTAGCCAAACAATAGTGCTCAATGATTTACAGTTGGTGCAATGAGTTTGTTAGTGTTTAGATGATTGTAGGCATTGACGTCAGAATACTTGGGCTCTTTTGTACCTTGTAACATTTTTTAAAGTTGCAAATTAATGCTAAAAATGGCAATGCAAAATTATGCTTGTTCTagttttaatttttaaagtaTGATTTACTTCAATTTACCTGCATTTTACTGTATCTTTGATTTTATATTTAATGTCACTCAAGGAAGATGAGTGccaattttttaaaatcccaacAGCCAATTACGTTCTACAGTCAGTTGTGTTTTTAACATTAGGTTGATAAATGTTTGTCTGCCAACTTGAATAGCGAGCAACTAGGTGGTATCGGTCCAGTCGCTTCCATACGGACATAGGTTACATTTCATTGTTGAACTCCAGTAATTTTCAGCCATGTGTAAGGCTGTTTTCCTTTCCTGGTCTTCAGTCCAATATTTTTTGCTttcaatgtgaaaatgaaagaaacCATTTAGTATTTAGATTTTTGGTACTGTTTTGGAGACTGGTTTTTGTACCAGTTTTATTGTACATGTTCATATTGATGAGACACTAATCCCTACCATCTTTCCCATGTCTGCTTTCTAGGTAAAAGGAGGTACAATATTAAATTGTGGAAGACTTTCACAGACTGTTTCAACTGCTTGCCTATAGCTGCCATTGTCGATGAAAAGATCTTTTGCTGTCACGGAGGTATGTATAATTCAATTTGAGGCCTTTGGTGAAACGATTGTTAAGTAGATTATGTAGGTCAGTTCACATTTAGACTTTTTCTTGGTTTGTCCAATGGACAGAGATTTAAGTTGTGTATTTGAAGCTTCTCAAATAGGTAACGTTACAGCAGGGTtctttttcaaacccagggtcgcgAACCTAAAATGGGTCGTGGCATGATTGATtatggcgctcccgatcgcgggaGAAGTGCCCAACTACCAGGACCGGCTTATAGATTGGGGATGCTGGCCATGTCTGCCAGCAGCCGCAGCATTTTATATTGTTCCATCTGATTGGCACCCAGATTATCCAATGGGTGATTAGCTTTCATCACGTCACATCCGACGTCTACTTGTTTCGTTGACCAATAAATGGGGGCGGTACTTCTGGTGTTCGGACTGTTGGAGCTCGGGGCCCTATGAAGGACACACAGGCCGAATGAAGTTTGTGTGAGGAGCGGGTCACAATGCTAGCAGTCAGCACCAGTTCACTGGTTTACACAATTACTTCAATGCCTACACCATCACAGGGAAAAGGAATTATGTGATAGCTACATAAACAGGGATTGCAGCAATTTGTTTGTTCTTCAAACTCCGATCCAAGGAGCAGGCACCAGTAGCAATCGCACCAGCAGCAATCGCAGAAAAGAAATTGTTTCTTTTCTCTTTTGGGGCAGGGCAAGTGGAGTTTAAGCAACAGCATGTGAAATCTGTGTGAATGTTTGAAACCGCTGCAATCATGTCATTGTAATGGTGCATGATAAAGCTATCAGTCTTCGCAAATAAGACACATGGGACACCatgtgctgtttttaaaaaaaaaaaagaaaatacagtccatATGCAGGCAGATCCGGCAGTACACAGACCTGGTGCCCAGTTGGGCAGAATACCACCTCCTAAAGACAGTGCTATCCCAGTCTCATCTCGCCCTAACGTTAGCACACTGTCATAGTACCGCCGCCTCTGGGCGTCAGCATGCTGTCCCAAGACCAAATTTCTTCTTAAAAACAACAGAGTCTTCGCGTCAGAAGTGGTGAGAGAGCAGGTTACCAACCTGTCATGTACACTGATGTCACGCAATCCGTGCTTTGGCCGCAAAATCCTGAAGAAGGTTCCTCCATCTTGTAGTTGCAAACAAACAACTGGAAGAACTGAAAGTGGATCAGTTTGTAATAAGGAACAGAgggtcagagacacaaacaggccagaaaCTCAACTGAATTGCTACAGAGAGCTTCTCAGGAgactccacggcaggacaaagcaatgctggTGTTAGCTCCaaggcctctgatgaacaacccattaagaagctgaaatctgaaacaaagcagtataaagatgatttcttgaggtatggctttattaattgtgccaatgcaaatcgggTTTCAATGCCCATGTGCATTATATgcaggaagtactggcaaatgaaagatgaaacattcaaaacttcaaaagcatttcaaGACTAAGCATATGGAGTCCGAGGACAAATCTCTTGAttgttttcaaaggatgcagtgaaaACTTAATCAGCTGaagcccttagcagaaatgtaacattgaatgacaaagcaagtgagatctttGAGGACagtgcaggctcacctgtcgcattaaaggtaagaaaataaaaaaaagtcaGTCACGAAGTCCGGTCGGCATGGGTCAcggaggttggccggttggtaaaaatgagccCTGAGcaaaaaatttgaaaaacactgcattgCAGGGTATAGAGGAGACAAAAAGAGTATTGAATAActgattttttctttttttaaaatcaggttTGTCACCTGACCTTCAGTCCATGGAACAAATCAGACGAATCATGCGACCCACTGACGTACCAGACCAAGGACTTCTGTGTGATCTCTTGTGGTCTGATCCAGACAAAGATGTATTAGGGTGGGGTGAGAATGATCGTGGCGTTTCATTCACATTTGGAGCAGAAGTAGTTGCAAAATTCCTTCATAAACATGACCTGGATCTGATCTGTAGAGCCCATCAGGTATGGCATggaagctttttaaaaatctcagcCTGAATTACTGCCTTTAAGGTTCAGATGTTTTTAGACCAAATTTAGTGAAATCATGATCTACTTCTATAATGCAgagaagccactcagttcaattaAATCCACAGTCCTTTTcctactgtgtgggtttcctcccacagtccaaagatgtgcaggttaggtggattggccataataaattgcccttcgtgtccaaaaaggttaggtagggtggaggtgtgcgtttgagtggggtgctctttcccagggctggtgcagactcgatgtgccaaatggccgcctcctgcactgtaaattgtatgattctacttAAAATGCTAGCGTATTCTGATTTAGTGCAGATATACAACTTCTGCTATTCAACAACTCCCCAAGTTATTCAAAAATATGCTAATTAATTAATATTGAGTTATATCAATTGGCTTTTTACGTAGCCTACCTTTCAATTTTCTccaagacttttttttttaaaagttggctTTTAGTTCGCCACAGTCATTAGGTACATGTGAAGATTGCTACATTATTTTCTATCTGTTGCTCAGGCATAAAACTTTTTTCAAgtcatagtgggtgggtgggcaAATTGACATAATTTCATGGTTGATACGGTGAGGAAATGCATTGATGTTTTTGATTTGTATTTCAAAATAGTAAACAATTGTTACGATTCACCTTGTGTAATTTAAATCACATGCTCCTGAAGTCACAAATTAATGCAGTCTTTCTAACTAGCTGGATCTTCTCTGATTATATGTAGAATGTGAAGTTATCTTAGTTTGATCATAGACTAGTTTCGAGATTTGGAGTGGCATCTGCATTGAATGTACTGTATTCAACAaaagcttggtctgctttaaataaaaaaaattttaaactctTTCAAGTTCAACATGGGAGTGTGCAAGGTGTCAAACTAAAAATTGTTATGATGTGCTTAGTTTGATGAAACTCCATGCTTCAACCTAATTTTGTTTTGGCATTTACATCGTTTGCAATTTTTATTGGATCACTTGGAACAGGCAGTTTAATCCTGCTGCttgttttttctttataaatacaGGTCCCTTGTATACTGGCAGCGTTTATTTATTTGATTCAAATTAAGCAGATGCATTGAAatggcaattttaaaaaaataaatttagaggacccaattcattttttccaattaaggggcaatttagcgtggccaatcaacctaccctgcacatctttgggttgtgggggtgaaacccacgcaaacactgggagaatgtacaaactccacctgGATAGTGACCCAAGAGTcgcgatcaaacctgggaccacggcgcagtgaggcagcagggctaaccgtctgcaccactgtgctgccctgaaatggCAATTTTTTCGTGTAATTTAAATtatccagaaatttgaattgaatttttTTGAATTAACGGTCTCTATcattaactgctcttttgaagtgtATGCATGGAGTTGTGTTGCGGTGATCCATATTCACTCGTATTTCTATTTCTGAAACAGGTTGTAGAGGATGGGTATGAGTTCTTTGCCAAGAGGCAGCTGGTGACTTTGTTCTCTGCACCCAATTATTGTGGGGAATTTGATAATGCAGGTGCCATGATGAGTGTAGATGAAACCTTGATGTGTTCTTTTCAGGTAAGATGAACGTTCAAATTTGTCAAAAGATAGATTTTGTTTTTGTGCCGAAAACTCTCGGTCTCGGTGGATGTTATCTATGGGTTTCAGTTTTATTTCTTCAATTCAATAATAATATTGTGAAGTTTTGGAAGACCAATCTTCTGGAAGAAGGCAGAGGGAAAACATAATCGGCAACATGCTGATTGTGTTCCAGTTGGATTAAAGACCTTGATCCTCTCTTAAAAGCGCGTTTACACACAACTTGGTTGCAAGTGATGACTTTTTTGTGTTTTGGATCTTTGAACTATCCATTGGAAGCTCCCAGTAGAGATGAGACACAAGATTTTAACAAGAGGAACACAacgagggtggcacggtaacacaatggttacactgttgcttcacagctccaaggttccagaatcgattcccggcttgggtcactatccgtgcggagtctgcacgtctccccgtgcctgcgtgggtttcctccggatgctccagtttcctcccacaagtcctaaaagacatgctgttatgtgaattggatattctgaattctccctctatgtacccaaacagttgccagaattcattgcagtgttaatgtaagcctacttgtgacaataactattattattattattttccaagcACTTGTGCTGAATTATAAATCTGATGTGTAGCTTTGTCACTTAGCTCAGCACTCATGGCTGCTGGGGTGACAAAGAATTTCAGAACTTGACACCCATAGGTTCTATGTGCTTGTGTATCTGGATGAACAGCCATCTGCTAATATCAAATGCTAGTGAATAAATACATTTCTACATCCTATAGCAAATAATTGCAATATAATTTGAAAGTAGCTATTTAGTACAAATGCAAATATGTTGGGTAAAATTTACtccttttaaaactttttttgttTAGATTTTGAAACCAGCAGAGAAGAAGAAGCCTAATACAAGCCGGCCTGTAACACCACCAAGGAGCATGATCACGAAACAAGCCAAGAAATAAAACGAGGAACTCTGGCATTGCCTGTTCGGACTTGTATTATACCAGTTTGTCTCcatttttaactttttttttcccttttcgtGTAAAGTGTATCTGTCAGCTTGCTTGGGTTAGATTACTATTTGTTGACTTGTGGTTTATCTACTGTGATATACTGAACCATGGTTGCTGCCTCAGAGCAGCAAACATGTCTGCTCCCCCCTGAGATGGAAGAATATTAAAATAGTACTGTAGCTCCTAAATCTGCATCAGGGCTCCTAATTGTTGGCATTAGTTGCTCGCAGCAATGTGCCTGACTGCTGCTCCTCAGCAGGTTTCAATGTGGGtccgggaggggggtggtgggtaaCAGAAGATGACTTGTAGTTGACAGAAATTTGACATTTTTGGTACAGTTCACGAAAGTGGTGTAAATGCCTTGTGATGGCAgttttgagtttttaaaaaaattttttaaagaccTGAAGAGGTGATGCTTGTGAGCTGGTAATTTACCTTTTTGGAAAAACAATCTCGTGAAGGAAGTGGCATACTGTTTATAAAACCTCGAAGTTATAGTTCAAAGAAATTTTGTACTTTCtcataaaatgtttttatttagaGGAATGCATCTGCTTTTTCCAAGTCTACATGTATGTCTTGTAAGCAACTGTTGTATAGATGTCATGATTAGAAGAATCTGCCTCTCCACTCTGCCAGCATCACAGAAAATGACGTAAATTTGATTAAGCACACTTCCTGTACTGTATATTTTAAATGATGAAATAAAGCCATTATTTTGCATTTGGCATTTTGATTTGtttaaaatttctgtcaatattagGTTCCTTTATGTTTTATAATGGAAGAAAAATGGGTTAGTTAACTGGCAAAGATggtggagaacagattgagaaacAACTAGTATAGGTTAGCAAACTTTAAATTGTAAGTCATTCagccgttcttgttgtttttgggaTTGGGagttttttccccctctctcccatgcCATGTATTGTCCTTGGCTTTGAGGTGAAGCAAGCAACCTGTTCTCTGGGCTCTGTCATTATACAGTTGGCCACTAGGCTGAGACAGTTGTTTGGAGTGCTCAATATTACCTTCCTCTGCTGCCTCACCTTGATTTTATGGTTGAGCTTGTAGTTCCTTATGGATGATGGACTTTTGGCCTGTTAGTTTGTCCAGGATCCCCATGGGTAAAAGGACATTGTACTAGTTTCCCCTTCTGCACTAGTTTCCCCTTCAATACGCTCTCCTGAAACATGTAAAATGATGGGGGCTACAAATATTGGTGATTTTAAAGATCAAAATACTGCTGCACTGCTATTCTCCACACTGCATTCCTATTAGCAGCAGTAAAGGCAATGAGATGCTAAATAAAGGGATGCTGCTTTTTGTTTCCTTATTTCTTGGGGAAGATCAAAATTGGGCATATCCATATGAGCCTAGTGACCAGTTTAAAATATGGCAGATTCCTGGCATCTGTTTGCATGCCTGTATCCTCAACCAAGTAATGACTAATTTCATGATAAAATTGGGAAGAAAAATAAAGCCTTTTTACAAATCCTGAACTCTTGTGTATCTGTGTTTTCCTTGAGAGTGCAGAAATTAGCTCAATATGTTCAGTGCCTGAATTGATATTGAGCCATATATGAGTAAGATCCCAAGTTTGATTttacatagaatctacagtgcagaaggaggccttcagcccatcatgcctacaATTTTGTGTTGAATTGTCTAACTGTTTGGATGGTGTCAATGCACTTCCACTCAATAGCTCAGAGCTAGAGAGGGAGGAAAGTAATTTTCTTTAAATATTGGGTTCTGCTCCCTggctgtaattcactgactgttaTATATATGTAGATATTAGGTTAAGACCGTATTGGACTCTACTTGTCTGACTCATGGGGAAAACTAACTAATACATGAGGTCCCAGGAACCAAACACTTCCTAGTCTTTGAAAACTGGGATTGTACTCAAATATTACTAAACTTGAAATTTACCAGTTCCAGCTGCCAATATGCCTTATGAAAAAAATATTGAAGAGTGTCAGTTGAAAAGATGGTCCTCCAGTATGGGATACCTATTTCTGAGCATGTACAAGTACAGCATACCAATCCTTTGGAACAACAAGGAATATTGACGCCCACCATGATTTGTTACTTGTTCTAACCATTAACTGCCCTCTTTGTACTCATTTTGTTTTGTAATTAAATTACATCCCACAGAGCTATTGTtt comes from Scyliorhinus canicula chromosome 1, sScyCan1.1, whole genome shotgun sequence and encodes:
- the ppp1cc gene encoding serine/threonine-protein phosphatase PP1-gamma catalytic subunit A; amino-acid sequence: MADIDKLNIDSIIQRLLEVRGSKPGKNVQLQENEIRGLCLKSREIFLSQPILLELEAPLKICGDIHGQYYDLLRLFEYGGFPPESNYLFLGDYVDRGKQSLETICLLLAYKIKYPENFFLLRGNHECASINRIYGFYDECKRRYNIKLWKTFTDCFNCLPIAAIVDEKIFCCHGGLSPDLQSMEQIRRIMRPTDVPDQGLLCDLLWSDPDKDVLGWGENDRGVSFTFGAEVVAKFLHKHDLDLICRAHQVVEDGYEFFAKRQLVTLFSAPNYCGEFDNAGAMMSVDETLMCSFQILKPAEKKKPNTSRPVTPPRSMITKQAKK